Proteins encoded by one window of Nitrincola iocasae:
- a CDS encoding glycosyltransferase family 4 protein: MHLRLFGIHIIPTLHCTFWTTRLKPKNFKNKIIRKLNGWFWQHCVSATLCISPESEKQLREICPNLNSPVFQARPTYLKAAFSEIQPPSQSSKQFHLLFAGRLEENKGVLELYETAKLLEKSHPGVFKWHICGTGSLTKILEQQISANQSSEYFMLKGHLNRDQMLTYFSLSHIFLIPTRQDFAEGLNKVAIEGVLAGRPVIVSKYIPATDILGDAVIVADKIDASCLSELIVLLYEKPEKYFQAISSTQTVQDIFLILNIAGKWH, from the coding sequence GTGCATTTAAGGTTATTTGGTATACATATTATCCCTACTCTTCACTGTACCTTCTGGACTACTAGGCTTAAGCCAAAAAACTTTAAAAACAAGATAATCCGCAAGTTAAACGGCTGGTTTTGGCAACACTGTGTCTCAGCAACACTATGCATCTCACCAGAATCCGAAAAGCAACTCAGAGAGATTTGCCCCAATTTAAATTCACCAGTATTTCAGGCTCGTCCAACTTATTTAAAAGCAGCATTTTCTGAAATTCAACCACCCTCGCAAAGTTCAAAACAATTTCACTTACTCTTTGCTGGAAGGCTTGAAGAAAATAAAGGTGTATTGGAACTTTATGAAACTGCAAAATTATTGGAAAAATCACACCCCGGTGTTTTCAAGTGGCATATATGTGGTACTGGCAGCCTGACAAAGATATTAGAACAACAAATTAGTGCCAATCAAAGCAGCGAATACTTTATGCTAAAAGGACACCTGAATCGAGATCAGATGCTAACTTATTTTTCTCTCAGTCATATATTTTTAATACCGACTCGCCAAGACTTCGCTGAAGGATTGAATAAAGTAGCGATTGAGGGAGTATTAGCTGGTCGTCCAGTCATTGTATCCAAGTACATTCCTGCAACAGATATTCTAGGAGATGCTGTCATAGTAGCTGATAAAATTGATGCCAGCTGTCTTTCAGAATTAATTGTCTTACTCTATGAAAAACCAGAGAAATATTTTCAGGCCATATCATCAACTCAAACAGTTCAAGACATTTTTTTGATCCTGAATATAGCTGGAAAATGGCACTAA
- a CDS encoding acyltransferase family protein: MNTSTASEPVKLKVYYPYYDYVRFIAASVVMFGHANFITWRPAGAIAVDVFFALSGWLIGNILLNTKKEQLPQFYFNRVIRIWIPYFISFSILLLVALLKDNITLKWLEIVMYKATFVYNIFGPDQLAEYKNLMPLDGTGNHFWSVNAEEQFYLFAPILLVLIPLLGRRILVWFLLATAALIYDIYAPIFIGVLLALILKKHDGVEKNIFFKITCGLLFIAGVSLFILNMYMDTASALFSASIVMLLKIPGNPHQIGLFLGGISYSLYLNHWLGEFIANFVVKHTFITNISIRNLISFSSAYIIASIIYIIIEKYCIKMRPLWYTPIYGKYSIIAAYGTVTLGLFIGIYLTKTIG, encoded by the coding sequence ATGAATACATCTACAGCATCTGAGCCTGTAAAGCTCAAAGTATACTACCCATATTATGACTATGTGCGCTTTATAGCAGCAAGTGTTGTTATGTTTGGGCATGCCAACTTTATAACTTGGCGCCCAGCAGGGGCTATTGCTGTAGATGTATTTTTTGCACTTAGTGGCTGGCTTATTGGAAACATATTATTAAATACCAAAAAAGAACAATTACCTCAATTCTATTTCAACAGAGTTATAAGGATATGGATTCCATATTTCATATCATTTTCTATACTACTCCTTGTGGCACTTTTAAAAGATAACATTACATTAAAATGGCTAGAAATCGTTATGTACAAAGCTACATTTGTATATAATATATTTGGACCAGATCAGTTAGCCGAATACAAAAACCTTATGCCCCTAGATGGAACAGGAAACCACTTTTGGAGTGTAAATGCAGAAGAACAATTCTATCTTTTTGCACCTATATTACTAGTTTTAATACCACTACTAGGTAGAAGAATTTTAGTTTGGTTTCTTCTAGCTACAGCAGCACTGATCTACGACATTTACGCACCAATATTTATTGGTGTACTTTTGGCCTTAATACTTAAAAAGCATGATGGAGTTGAAAAAAATATTTTTTTCAAAATAACATGTGGATTATTATTTATTGCAGGCGTTTCACTATTTATACTCAATATGTATATGGACACTGCATCCGCTCTCTTTTCCGCTTCAATTGTTATGCTCCTTAAGATACCAGGAAATCCTCACCAAATAGGATTATTCCTAGGGGGAATATCTTATTCACTCTACTTAAATCATTGGCTAGGTGAATTTATTGCAAACTTTGTGGTAAAACATACTTTTATAACGAACATTTCGATTAGAAATTTAATTTCATTTTCATCTGCTTATATAATCGCTAGCATTATTTACATTATTATTGAGAAATACTGTATTAAAATGAGACCGTTATGGTATACACCAATATATGGAAAATATTCGATTATTGCAGCTTACGGAACTGTGACTTTAGGCTTGTTTATAGGCATATACCTCACAAAAACAATTGGCTAG
- a CDS encoding nucleotide sugar dehydrogenase has translation MNIAVWGSELIGWTAATAFAEFGNQVHINQTPESKQSLGEQSDPNSILFNEPGLLSHVKAQYDQDNLTFGDPDAALECPIQILALHPDQLPLAKTIIQRVNQQTQSQQLVVINYSTFGLGATDELASLLDTGKQQAIAYIPDQLSEGSAYDNFIKAKTLVIGCQSNEANKIIKALYKPFSRSLEQMMIVKRREAEFMKFAVNGMLALRLGYINELANLADLLNIDIDTITAGMGNDPRIGKHYLSPGCGFGGAHFSKSIQTMAQLLKTNRNSIILNTLLEENEKQKVLPFRKLWRHYKADVNNLKVAVWGLSFKPNTASIQNAPSLQVVETLLAQGCKVHAHDPQAMMNFAKRFPSDGKIAYYSSAIETLKDVDALIILTEWNEYWSPDYYQMLEMMNNPVIIDGRNIMDKELMESFGFVYYGVGR, from the coding sequence ATGAATATTGCAGTATGGGGAAGTGAGTTAATTGGCTGGACTGCCGCCACCGCCTTTGCCGAGTTTGGTAATCAGGTACATATCAACCAGACACCAGAGAGCAAACAAAGCCTGGGAGAACAATCCGACCCCAACAGTATTCTATTTAACGAGCCGGGTCTGTTATCGCATGTAAAGGCCCAATACGACCAGGATAACCTGACATTTGGTGACCCCGATGCTGCACTGGAATGCCCAATACAAATACTGGCACTGCATCCAGATCAGCTCCCCCTTGCCAAAACTATTATTCAACGGGTAAACCAACAGACTCAGTCACAGCAACTGGTTGTGATCAATTACTCCACCTTCGGCCTCGGAGCCACCGACGAACTAGCGTCCCTGTTGGATACTGGCAAACAACAGGCCATTGCCTACATTCCCGATCAGCTCTCTGAAGGTAGCGCCTACGATAACTTCATCAAAGCCAAAACACTGGTGATCGGCTGTCAAAGCAACGAAGCCAACAAAATCATCAAAGCACTGTACAAACCCTTCAGCCGCTCGCTGGAACAAATGATGATCGTCAAGCGTCGCGAAGCTGAGTTTATGAAATTCGCCGTCAACGGCATGCTGGCACTGCGGCTGGGCTATATTAACGAACTGGCCAACCTCGCCGACCTGCTGAATATCGATATCGACACCATCACGGCAGGCATGGGCAACGATCCACGTATCGGCAAGCATTACCTGTCACCGGGTTGTGGCTTCGGTGGGGCTCACTTCAGTAAATCTATCCAAACCATGGCCCAGTTACTAAAAACTAACCGCAACTCCATTATTCTAAATACCCTGCTGGAAGAAAATGAGAAACAGAAGGTTCTTCCCTTCCGCAAACTCTGGCGGCACTACAAAGCAGATGTAAACAACCTAAAAGTCGCCGTTTGGGGCCTATCATTCAAACCCAACACCGCCAGCATTCAAAATGCACCCAGCCTGCAAGTGGTAGAAACCCTACTGGCTCAAGGCTGTAAAGTCCACGCACATGATCCACAAGCGATGATGAACTTCGCCAAACGATTTCCCTCCGATGGTAAGATCGCCTATTACAGCAGCGCGATAGAAACACTGAAAGACGTCGATGCGCTGATTATCCTCACCGAGTGGAATGAATACTGGTCACCCGACTACTACCAGATGCTGGAGATGATGAATAACCCGGTCATTATCGATGGACGTAATATTATGGATAAGGAGCTGATGGAAAGCTTTGGGTTTGTATATTATGGAGTTGGGAGATGA
- the pgi gene encoding glucose-6-phosphate isomerase has product MNVFATEAGTDLYEHATVMGKAHIASLFQQNAERFEDFSFSVPGLMLDLSKQRISSETLNLLCELAREKHLKQWIEDLYNGEKINTSEDRPALHTALRAPADQRLNVDGEDVIAPIHENLSRMETLVNCIHAGQWLGCTGHPIDTIVNIGVGGSDLGPFMACKALSEFTTDSSRKVDIHFVSSMDGSHISSLLDRLNPTRTLFVISSKSFTTIDTLANAETAKEWLKRADQHDQMNEALILKRHFIGVSATPKRMVDWGIPESNHLYFWEWTGGRYSMWSTIGLPIALRIGMQGFRDMLAGAHAMDTHFRNTEFESNLPVLLALTGIWNINFLGITAHAILPYDGRLSHLPSYLEQLEMESNGKNTTRTNEMVGYNTCPVLWGEIGTNAQHAFYQLLHQGTIPVMCDFITCSTRYEGPNNTELKHQHQLNLSNCLAQSQILALGDTVIEGAENSPPHKRYRGNQPCSTLLLDKLTPETFGMLIAMYEHKVFVQSVIWNINPFDQWGVELGKTIATGLLPALNGSSDGVSLDSSTRGLINHINTKR; this is encoded by the coding sequence ATGAATGTATTTGCGACAGAAGCGGGCACCGATCTTTACGAACATGCCACCGTCATGGGCAAGGCCCATATCGCTTCATTGTTTCAGCAGAATGCCGAGCGCTTTGAAGATTTCAGTTTCAGCGTCCCTGGCCTGATGCTGGATCTATCCAAGCAACGTATCTCTTCCGAAACCCTGAACCTGTTGTGTGAACTGGCCCGGGAAAAACACCTTAAACAGTGGATCGAAGACCTCTACAACGGCGAAAAAATTAACACCTCCGAAGATCGCCCAGCCCTGCACACCGCCTTGCGCGCACCGGCAGATCAACGCCTGAATGTAGATGGTGAAGACGTCATCGCCCCGATCCACGAAAACCTCAGCCGTATGGAAACCCTGGTTAACTGCATCCATGCCGGTCAATGGCTCGGCTGTACCGGCCACCCTATCGACACCATTGTTAACATCGGTGTTGGCGGCTCGGATCTTGGCCCCTTCATGGCCTGCAAGGCCCTGAGCGAGTTCACCACAGACAGCAGTCGCAAGGTGGATATTCACTTCGTATCTTCCATGGATGGCAGTCATATCTCCAGCCTGTTGGACAGACTCAATCCAACCCGTACCCTGTTTGTGATCTCGTCGAAATCTTTCACCACCATCGACACCCTGGCCAATGCCGAAACGGCCAAAGAGTGGCTGAAACGCGCAGATCAACATGATCAGATGAACGAAGCACTAATCCTTAAACGTCATTTTATCGGCGTCTCAGCCACTCCCAAGCGCATGGTCGACTGGGGCATCCCGGAATCCAACCATCTGTATTTCTGGGAATGGACTGGCGGACGTTATTCCATGTGGTCCACTATCGGTCTGCCCATCGCCCTGCGTATTGGCATGCAGGGATTTCGTGACATGCTGGCAGGTGCTCACGCAATGGACACGCATTTCCGCAACACCGAGTTTGAATCTAATTTACCCGTATTGCTGGCCCTAACGGGTATCTGGAACATCAATTTCCTCGGCATTACTGCACACGCCATCCTGCCTTATGATGGCCGTTTGAGCCATCTGCCCAGCTACCTTGAGCAGCTGGAGATGGAAAGTAACGGCAAAAACACCACCCGCACTAACGAGATGGTTGGCTACAACACCTGCCCGGTACTCTGGGGGGAAATCGGCACCAACGCTCAGCATGCCTTCTACCAGCTACTGCATCAGGGTACTATTCCGGTAATGTGTGACTTCATTACCTGCTCCACGCGCTATGAAGGTCCCAACAACACCGAACTGAAACATCAACACCAGCTCAACCTGTCCAACTGTCTGGCGCAGTCACAGATTCTGGCACTGGGTGATACGGTTATTGAAGGGGCCGAAAACTCCCCACCACATAAACGCTATCGGGGCAATCAGCCCTGCTCCACCCTGCTGCTGGACAAACTGACACCAGAAACCTTCGGCATGCTGATCGCGATGTATGAGCACAAGGTCTTTGTCCAGTCAGTGATCTGGAACATCAATCCCTTTGACCAATGGGGCGTTGAACTGGGAAAAACCATTGCCACCGGCTTACTGCCAGCATTGAACGGATCAAGCGACGGTGTATCACTCGACAGTTCCACACGTGGCCTGATCAACCACATCAACACCAAGCGCTGA
- the galE gene encoding UDP-glucose 4-epimerase GalE, translating to MTDAVLVTGGAGYIGSHTTVELLKAGHDVVVLDNLCNSSAVALERIEQISGKAPHFIQGDVRDAVLLDQVFKQYNISAVLHFAGLKAVGESVQQPLRYYENNVYGSLVLCQAMAKAGVRKLIFSSSATVYGEEASIPYVETQPRGKTANPYGTSKAMVEQLLTDLQIADPEWSIVLLRYFNPIGAHESGLLGEDPQGIPNNLLPYIAQVAIGRLEQLAIYGGDYPTTDGSCERDYLHVVDLALGHLQSMQKLGTPGVHIYNLGTGQPVSVLAMVKAFEKVAQKPLPYRIAARRAGDLPAFWANADKAQQELGWKATRPLNAMLEDTWRWQTRNPKGFSK from the coding sequence ATGACTGACGCTGTACTGGTAACCGGCGGCGCCGGGTATATCGGCTCACATACAACAGTGGAACTGCTTAAGGCAGGCCATGACGTAGTTGTGCTTGACAACCTCTGCAACTCCAGTGCCGTGGCACTGGAGCGTATTGAACAGATCAGTGGCAAGGCACCCCATTTCATTCAGGGGGATGTGCGCGATGCTGTTCTGCTGGATCAGGTTTTCAAGCAATACAATATCAGTGCCGTACTGCACTTTGCCGGGCTTAAGGCAGTAGGTGAAAGTGTACAACAGCCGCTGCGCTATTATGAAAACAACGTCTACGGTTCACTGGTGTTGTGTCAGGCGATGGCCAAAGCCGGTGTGCGCAAGCTGATCTTCAGCTCATCCGCTACGGTCTACGGTGAAGAAGCCAGTATTCCTTATGTTGAAACCCAACCCAGAGGCAAAACGGCCAATCCGTATGGCACCTCCAAGGCGATGGTGGAGCAACTGCTCACCGATCTGCAAATCGCTGATCCAGAATGGTCCATCGTACTGCTGCGCTATTTCAACCCCATCGGCGCGCATGAATCCGGCTTGCTAGGCGAAGACCCGCAGGGAATCCCCAACAACTTACTACCCTATATTGCTCAAGTGGCCATAGGTCGCCTGGAGCAACTGGCTATCTATGGTGGCGACTACCCCACCACAGACGGCAGTTGTGAGCGTGACTATCTACATGTAGTTGATCTGGCCCTGGGGCATCTGCAATCCATGCAGAAGCTAGGTACACCTGGGGTACATATATATAACCTGGGCACCGGTCAGCCAGTATCTGTACTGGCGATGGTCAAGGCCTTTGAAAAAGTGGCACAAAAACCACTGCCTTACCGCATTGCAGCACGCCGCGCTGGCGACCTGCCCGCTTTTTGGGCCAACGCTGACAAAGCACAACAAGAATTAGGCTGGAAGGCCACTCGCCCCCTCAACGCCATGTTGGAAGACACCTGGCGTTGGCAAACCCGAAATCCGAAAGGTTTCTCCAAATAA
- a CDS encoding IS110 family RNA-guided transposase, whose product MKNISILSIDLAKNVFQLHGLNRQGKAVFRKRLYRADLKAFIANLPCCLIAMEACIGAHAWARQFKALGHEVKLIAPQYVKPFVRVNKNDIRDAEAIALAASLPSTPSVSIKSEEQLDLQAIHRVRERLVREKTAIGNELRGLLADMGVVIPTGHGSLRVLIPELLEDADQPLTFKGRQLIADLREQWLEKEAHIARYDCMLQDYVKENVECQKLLEIPGVGPINASLLLSYLGDAKRFASARHFAASLGLVPKQASSGNRERLLGISKQGNGHVRKQLVHGARSAYRVLLKEDATGRLSEWAKRMQASGKHANKIIVALANKLARIVWSMMMKERGYIA is encoded by the coding sequence ATGAAGAATATTAGCATCCTAAGTATCGATTTGGCCAAAAATGTCTTTCAACTGCATGGTCTCAATCGACAAGGCAAGGCGGTGTTCAGAAAACGACTGTATCGAGCAGACCTGAAAGCGTTTATAGCCAACTTACCGTGCTGTTTGATTGCGATGGAGGCCTGTATTGGTGCACATGCCTGGGCACGTCAGTTCAAAGCCCTGGGGCATGAGGTCAAGCTAATAGCACCTCAGTATGTAAAGCCCTTTGTTCGGGTTAACAAGAATGATATACGCGATGCTGAAGCGATTGCGTTAGCGGCCTCGTTGCCGTCAACGCCTTCGGTATCGATTAAGAGTGAAGAGCAGCTCGATCTGCAAGCGATTCATCGTGTCAGAGAACGTCTGGTTCGCGAGAAGACCGCCATAGGTAACGAGTTACGGGGCTTGTTAGCTGACATGGGTGTCGTTATCCCCACCGGGCATGGCAGCCTGCGTGTCTTGATTCCAGAACTGCTTGAAGATGCCGATCAGCCACTGACCTTTAAGGGTCGACAGTTGATAGCCGATTTACGGGAGCAGTGGTTAGAGAAAGAGGCCCACATCGCGCGTTATGACTGTATGCTTCAAGACTACGTCAAAGAGAACGTTGAGTGTCAGAAGCTACTGGAAATACCGGGTGTTGGGCCGATTAATGCGTCGTTATTGTTGAGTTACTTAGGTGATGCAAAGCGCTTTGCCAGTGCCAGACACTTTGCCGCCTCGCTAGGGCTAGTGCCGAAGCAGGCCTCCAGTGGTAACCGAGAGCGATTATTAGGCATCAGCAAACAGGGCAATGGCCATGTCCGAAAGCAACTGGTGCATGGGGCGCGTTCGGCCTATCGGGTCCTGCTCAAAGAAGACGCAACGGGGCGTTTGAGCGAGTGGGCAAAACGCATGCAAGCCAGTGGCAAGCATGCCAATAAAATTATAGTGGCGTTGGCGAACAAGCTGGCTCGGATCGTGTGGAGCATGATGATGAAAGAGCGTGGTTATATCGCTTAG